Proteins encoded by one window of uncultured Draconibacterium sp.:
- the tsaE gene encoding tRNA (adenosine(37)-N6)-threonylcarbamoyltransferase complex ATPase subunit type 1 TsaE, which produces MYSKKINSLDDLEFAAKELIAEFKNDRVFAFYGKMGAGKTTFIQAICRELGSEDNVTSPTFALINEYNTDDPESIFHFDFYRIKDIEEAYDLGYEDYIYSGSYCLIEWPEMIESLLPEKMVEVKIEVQDDDSRVISAQEI; this is translated from the coding sequence ATGTATTCAAAAAAGATCAATTCGCTTGACGATCTCGAGTTTGCCGCAAAGGAACTTATTGCTGAATTTAAAAACGACCGGGTTTTTGCTTTTTATGGCAAAATGGGAGCCGGAAAAACAACATTTATTCAGGCAATTTGCAGAGAACTGGGATCGGAAGACAATGTAACAAGCCCGACTTTTGCATTAATAAACGAATACAATACCGATGATCCTGAATCGATCTTCCATTTCGATTTCTACCGTATAAAAGATATTGAAGAAGCTTACGATCTTGGTTACGAAGACTATATTTACAGCGGAAGTTATTGCCTTATCGAATGGCCGGAGATGATCGAATCGCTTCTTCCTGAAAAAATGGTAGAAGTAAAAATTGAAGTACAGGACGACGATTCACGTGTTATTTCTGCACAAGAAATCTGA
- the gcvH gene encoding glycine cleavage system protein GcvH, translating to MNIPADLKYTQDHEWVRVDGDVAIVGVTDFAQGELGDVVFVEIETEGETLDKGETFGTVEAVKTVSDLFMPVGGEVAEFNEDLADDPELVNKDPYGKGWMIKVNIADASELDGLMDADAYKAMIEA from the coding sequence ATGAATATTCCAGCTGATTTGAAATATACGCAAGACCACGAGTGGGTTCGCGTTGACGGAGATGTTGCCATTGTAGGTGTTACCGATTTTGCGCAAGGCGAATTGGGCGACGTTGTATTTGTTGAAATCGAAACCGAAGGTGAAACACTTGATAAAGGTGAAACTTTTGGAACTGTTGAGGCGGTTAAAACTGTTTCTGACTTGTTTATGCCTGTTGGGGGCGAGGTTGCCGAGTTTAACGAAGACCTGGCTGACGATCCGGAATTGGTAAACAAAGATCCTTATGGAAAAGGATGGATGATTAAAGTGAATATTGCCGATGCATCGGAGTTAGATGGTTTGATGGATGCTGACGCTTATAAAGCAATGATTGAAGCTTAA
- a CDS encoding adenosylcobalamin-dependent ribonucleoside-diphosphate reductase translates to MAVNEVSVKAPAGKKIYSQEEAVNASLEYFKGDDLAARVWVNKYALKDSFGNIFELTPDDMHRRLAKEIARIEERYSNPLTEDEIYSVLKDFKYIVPQGGPMTGIGNDYQIASLSNCFVVGNDGDSDSYGGIMKIDQEQVQLMKRRGGVGHDLSHIRPKGSPVKNSALTSTGIVPFMERYSNSTREVAQDGRRGALMLSVSIKHPDSESFIDAKMEQGKVTGANVSVKIQDDFMKAVEAGTSYVQQYPVTGEAQYTKETDATSLWKKIVKNAWKSAEPGILFWDTILNESVPDCYADLGYRTVSTNPCGEIPLCPYDSCRLLAINLYSYVENPYTKDAKFNFELFKEHIHYAQRIMDDIIDLELEKIDAILEKVDADPEAEDIKFTEKNLWESIRRKAKEGRRTGIGITAEGDMLAGLGLRYGSDNATDFSEEIHKTIAIEAYRSSVYLAKERGAFTIYDAEREKNNPLINRIKDNDSALYEKMTKYGRRNIALLTIAPTGTTSLMTQTTSGIEPVFMPVYKRRRKVNPNDKNVRVDFIDEVGDHWEEYTVFHHHFKTWMKANGYDTNREYSSEELDKMVKESPYYKATSNDVDWLNKVRMQGRIQKWVDHSISVTINLPADVKEELVGNLYFEAWKSGCKGVTVYRDGSRSGVLISNDDNKKKDDKGAFPTKRPEKLEADVVRFQNNKEKWIAFIGLMDGKPYEIFTGLHDDEDGILLPRSVTKGYIIKSWEDEDSRYDFQYMNKRGYKTTIEGLSHKFNPVYWNYAKLISGTLRHGMPIHKIVELVTSLQLDNETINSWKAGVARALKKYIPDGTIAEDAKCGECGSDEVVYQEGCLTCLSCGCSKCG, encoded by the coding sequence ATGGCAGTAAACGAAGTATCTGTAAAAGCCCCTGCGGGCAAGAAAATTTACTCTCAGGAAGAAGCAGTAAATGCCTCGCTCGAGTACTTCAAAGGAGACGATTTGGCAGCAAGAGTTTGGGTGAATAAGTATGCCCTCAAAGATTCGTTCGGAAATATTTTCGAATTAACACCGGACGACATGCACCGACGACTTGCAAAAGAAATCGCACGTATTGAAGAACGTTACTCAAACCCGTTAACCGAAGATGAAATCTACAGCGTTTTGAAAGATTTCAAATACATTGTTCCCCAGGGAGGGCCAATGACCGGTATTGGAAACGATTACCAAATCGCCTCACTATCGAACTGTTTTGTTGTTGGAAACGACGGTGATTCTGATTCGTATGGTGGAATTATGAAAATCGACCAGGAACAAGTGCAATTGATGAAACGCCGTGGTGGTGTAGGACACGATCTGTCGCACATCCGCCCAAAAGGCTCTCCGGTGAAAAACTCTGCATTAACATCAACCGGAATTGTTCCTTTTATGGAGCGCTATTCGAACTCAACACGCGAAGTTGCCCAGGATGGACGCCGTGGAGCACTAATGCTATCAGTTTCGATCAAGCACCCTGATTCGGAAAGTTTTATCGACGCAAAAATGGAGCAGGGCAAAGTTACCGGTGCCAATGTTTCGGTAAAAATTCAGGATGATTTCATGAAAGCGGTTGAAGCAGGAACGAGCTATGTACAACAATATCCTGTTACCGGCGAAGCACAGTACACCAAAGAAACGGACGCTACCAGTCTTTGGAAAAAGATCGTTAAAAATGCCTGGAAATCGGCCGAGCCGGGAATTCTTTTCTGGGATACTATTCTTAACGAATCAGTGCCGGATTGTTATGCTGATTTAGGCTACCGCACTGTTTCTACCAATCCATGTGGAGAAATTCCTTTATGCCCTTACGACAGTTGCCGTTTATTAGCCATCAACTTATATTCATACGTAGAAAATCCATACACGAAAGACGCTAAGTTCAATTTCGAACTGTTTAAAGAACACATCCACTATGCACAGCGCATTATGGACGACATTATCGATCTTGAGCTGGAAAAAATTGATGCCATTTTAGAAAAGGTTGATGCCGATCCTGAAGCTGAAGATATAAAATTCACTGAAAAAAATCTTTGGGAAAGTATTCGTCGCAAAGCAAAAGAAGGACGACGTACCGGTATCGGTATCACTGCCGAAGGCGATATGCTGGCCGGATTGGGATTGCGTTACGGAAGCGATAATGCAACAGATTTTTCGGAAGAGATACATAAAACAATTGCCATCGAAGCATACCGTTCGTCGGTATACCTGGCAAAAGAGCGCGGTGCCTTCACTATTTACGATGCCGAGCGAGAGAAAAACAATCCGCTGATCAATCGTATTAAAGACAATGATTCGGCACTATACGAAAAAATGACAAAATACGGCCGTAGAAATATAGCCTTATTAACCATTGCTCCAACAGGAACTACAAGTTTGATGACTCAAACAACTTCAGGAATTGAGCCGGTATTTATGCCTGTTTATAAACGACGCAGAAAAGTAAATCCAAACGACAAGAATGTTCGCGTTGACTTTATTGATGAGGTGGGCGATCACTGGGAAGAATACACTGTATTCCATCACCATTTTAAAACATGGATGAAAGCCAACGGTTACGATACTAATCGTGAATACAGCTCAGAAGAACTGGATAAAATGGTAAAAGAGTCGCCATACTACAAAGCCACATCAAACGATGTTGACTGGCTGAACAAAGTACGTATGCAGGGACGTATTCAGAAATGGGTAGACCACTCAATCTCTGTAACCATTAACCTTCCGGCAGATGTTAAAGAAGAGTTGGTAGGTAACCTGTATTTTGAGGCCTGGAAAAGCGGATGTAAAGGCGTTACCGTATATCGCGACGGATCTCGTTCAGGAGTACTTATTTCAAACGACGATAACAAGAAAAAAGACGACAAAGGAGCATTCCCGACTAAGCGTCCTGAAAAATTGGAGGCCGACGTTGTACGCTTCCAGAATAACAAGGAAAAATGGATTGCTTTTATCGGACTGATGGATGGTAAACCATACGAAATCTTCACGGGTTTACACGACGATGAAGACGGAATTCTGCTGCCTCGCTCAGTAACCAAAGGTTATATTATTAAAAGCTGGGAAGACGAGGATTCTCGATACGATTTCCAATACATGAACAAACGTGGTTACAAAACCACTATCGAAGGACTTTCGCACAAATTCAACCCGGTATACTGGAATTATGCCAAACTGATTTCGGGAACATTGCGCCACGGAATGCCAATTCATAAAATCGTTGAATTGGTAACCAGCCTGCAGTTGGATAACGAAACCATCAACTCGTGGAAAGCCGGAGTTGCCCGTGCATTGAAGAAATACATTCCTGATGGAACGATTGCTGAAGATGCAAAATGCGGCGAATGCGGATCAGACGAAGTAGTTTACCAGGAAGGATGTTTGACTTGCCTTTCTTGCGGCTGCTCAAAATGTGGATAA